The proteins below come from a single Orcinus orca chromosome 6, mOrcOrc1.1, whole genome shotgun sequence genomic window:
- the TBC1D13 gene encoding TBC1 domain family member 13 isoform X2, producing MSSLHKSRIADFQDVLKEPTIALEKLQELSFSGIPCEGGLRCLCWKILLNYLPLERASWTSILAKQRELYSQFLREMIIQPGIAKANMGVSREDVTFEDHPLNPNPDSRWNTYFKDNEVLLQIDKDVRLCPDISFFQRATEYPCLLILDPQNEFETLRKRVEQTTLKSQTVARNRSGVTNMSSPHKNAAPSSVNEYQVLPNGCEAHWEVVERILFIYAKLNPGIAYVQGMNEIVGPLYYTFATDPNSEWKEHAEADTFFCFTNLMAEIRDNFIKSLDDSQCGITYKMEKVYSTLKDKDVELYLKLQEQNIKPQFFAFRWLTLLLSQEFLLPDVIRIWDSLFADNSRFDFLLLVCCAMLILIREHLLEGDFTVNMRLLQDYPITDVCQILQKAKELQDSQ from the exons GCATCCCCTGTGAGGGCGGACTGCGGTGCCTCTGCTGGAAG atTCTCTTGAACTACCTCCCCTTGGAGAGAGCGTCTTGGACCTCCATCCTGGCCAAGCAGAG GGAGCTGTATTCTCAGTTCCTGAGGGAAATGATCATCCAGCCTGGCATCGCCAAGGCCAACATGGGTGTATCCAGGGAGGATGTGACCTTTGAGGACCAT CCACTCAACCCTAACCCCGACAGCCGATGGAACACGTACTTCAAGGACAACGAGGTGCTGCTGCAGATCGACAAAGATGTCCG GCTGTGCCCAGACATATCCTTCTTCCAGAGGGCCACCGAGTACCCCTGCCTCCTCATCCTGGATCCGCAGAATGAGTTCGAGACCCTTCGTAAGCGGGTGGAACAGACGACACTGAAATCCCAGACGGTGGCCCGGAACCGGAGCGGGGTCACAAAT ATGAGTTCCCCGCACAAGAACGCGGCGCCCTCATCCGTGAACGAGTATCAGGTGCTGCCCAACGGCTGTGAGGCCCACTGGGAGGTGGTGGAGCGGATTCTGTTCATCTACGCCAAGCTCAACCCTGGCATCGCTTACGTGCAGGGCATGAATGAGATCGTGGGGCCCCTGTACTACACCTTTGCCACTGACCCCAACAGCGAGTGGAAGG AGCACGCTGAGGCGGACACCTTTTTCTGCTTCACCAACCTCATGGCTGAGATCCGGGACAACTTCATCAAGAGCCTTGACGACTCACAGTGTGGCATCACCTACAAGATGGAAAAGGTGTACTCCACCCTGAAGGATAAGGACGTGGAGCTCTACCTGAAACTG CAAGAGCAGAATATCAAGCCCCAGTTCTTCGCCTTCCGCTGGCTGACGCTGCTGCTGTCCCAGGAGTTCTTGCTGCCTGATGTCATCCGGATCTGGGACTCCCTGTTTGCCGACAACAGCCGCTTTGATTTCCTCCTTCTGGTCTGCTGCGCCATGCTCAT ACTGATCCGCGAGCACTTGCTGGAAGGGGACTTTACGGTAAACATGCGGCTCCTGCAG GATTACCCCATCACAGACGTCTGCCAGATCCTACAGAAAGCCAAGGAACTCCAAGACTCCCAGTAG
- the TBC1D13 gene encoding TBC1 domain family member 13 isoform X1, whose protein sequence is MSSLHKSRIADFQDVLKEPTIALEKLQELSFSGIPCEGGLRCLCWKILLNYLPLERASWTSILAKQRELYSQFLREMIIQPGIAKANMGVSREDVTFEDHPLNPNPDSRWNTYFKDNEVLLQIDKDVRRLCPDISFFQRATEYPCLLILDPQNEFETLRKRVEQTTLKSQTVARNRSGVTNMSSPHKNAAPSSVNEYQVLPNGCEAHWEVVERILFIYAKLNPGIAYVQGMNEIVGPLYYTFATDPNSEWKEHAEADTFFCFTNLMAEIRDNFIKSLDDSQCGITYKMEKVYSTLKDKDVELYLKLQEQNIKPQFFAFRWLTLLLSQEFLLPDVIRIWDSLFADNSRFDFLLLVCCAMLILIREHLLEGDFTVNMRLLQDYPITDVCQILQKAKELQDSQ, encoded by the exons GCATCCCCTGTGAGGGCGGACTGCGGTGCCTCTGCTGGAAG atTCTCTTGAACTACCTCCCCTTGGAGAGAGCGTCTTGGACCTCCATCCTGGCCAAGCAGAG GGAGCTGTATTCTCAGTTCCTGAGGGAAATGATCATCCAGCCTGGCATCGCCAAGGCCAACATGGGTGTATCCAGGGAGGATGTGACCTTTGAGGACCAT CCACTCAACCCTAACCCCGACAGCCGATGGAACACGTACTTCAAGGACAACGAGGTGCTGCTGCAGATCGACAAAGATGTCCG AAGGCTGTGCCCAGACATATCCTTCTTCCAGAGGGCCACCGAGTACCCCTGCCTCCTCATCCTGGATCCGCAGAATGAGTTCGAGACCCTTCGTAAGCGGGTGGAACAGACGACACTGAAATCCCAGACGGTGGCCCGGAACCGGAGCGGGGTCACAAAT ATGAGTTCCCCGCACAAGAACGCGGCGCCCTCATCCGTGAACGAGTATCAGGTGCTGCCCAACGGCTGTGAGGCCCACTGGGAGGTGGTGGAGCGGATTCTGTTCATCTACGCCAAGCTCAACCCTGGCATCGCTTACGTGCAGGGCATGAATGAGATCGTGGGGCCCCTGTACTACACCTTTGCCACTGACCCCAACAGCGAGTGGAAGG AGCACGCTGAGGCGGACACCTTTTTCTGCTTCACCAACCTCATGGCTGAGATCCGGGACAACTTCATCAAGAGCCTTGACGACTCACAGTGTGGCATCACCTACAAGATGGAAAAGGTGTACTCCACCCTGAAGGATAAGGACGTGGAGCTCTACCTGAAACTG CAAGAGCAGAATATCAAGCCCCAGTTCTTCGCCTTCCGCTGGCTGACGCTGCTGCTGTCCCAGGAGTTCTTGCTGCCTGATGTCATCCGGATCTGGGACTCCCTGTTTGCCGACAACAGCCGCTTTGATTTCCTCCTTCTGGTCTGCTGCGCCATGCTCAT ACTGATCCGCGAGCACTTGCTGGAAGGGGACTTTACGGTAAACATGCGGCTCCTGCAG GATTACCCCATCACAGACGTCTGCCAGATCCTACAGAAAGCCAAGGAACTCCAAGACTCCCAGTAG
- the TBC1D13 gene encoding TBC1 domain family member 13 isoform X3 translates to MIIQPGIAKANMGVSREDVTFEDHPLNPNPDSRWNTYFKDNEVLLQIDKDVRRLCPDISFFQRATEYPCLLILDPQNEFETLRKRVEQTTLKSQTVARNRSGVTNMSSPHKNAAPSSVNEYQVLPNGCEAHWEVVERILFIYAKLNPGIAYVQGMNEIVGPLYYTFATDPNSEWKEHAEADTFFCFTNLMAEIRDNFIKSLDDSQCGITYKMEKVYSTLKDKDVELYLKLQEQNIKPQFFAFRWLTLLLSQEFLLPDVIRIWDSLFADNSRFDFLLLVCCAMLILIREHLLEGDFTVNMRLLQDYPITDVCQILQKAKELQDSQ, encoded by the exons ATGATCATCCAGCCTGGCATCGCCAAGGCCAACATGGGTGTATCCAGGGAGGATGTGACCTTTGAGGACCAT CCACTCAACCCTAACCCCGACAGCCGATGGAACACGTACTTCAAGGACAACGAGGTGCTGCTGCAGATCGACAAAGATGTCCG AAGGCTGTGCCCAGACATATCCTTCTTCCAGAGGGCCACCGAGTACCCCTGCCTCCTCATCCTGGATCCGCAGAATGAGTTCGAGACCCTTCGTAAGCGGGTGGAACAGACGACACTGAAATCCCAGACGGTGGCCCGGAACCGGAGCGGGGTCACAAAT ATGAGTTCCCCGCACAAGAACGCGGCGCCCTCATCCGTGAACGAGTATCAGGTGCTGCCCAACGGCTGTGAGGCCCACTGGGAGGTGGTGGAGCGGATTCTGTTCATCTACGCCAAGCTCAACCCTGGCATCGCTTACGTGCAGGGCATGAATGAGATCGTGGGGCCCCTGTACTACACCTTTGCCACTGACCCCAACAGCGAGTGGAAGG AGCACGCTGAGGCGGACACCTTTTTCTGCTTCACCAACCTCATGGCTGAGATCCGGGACAACTTCATCAAGAGCCTTGACGACTCACAGTGTGGCATCACCTACAAGATGGAAAAGGTGTACTCCACCCTGAAGGATAAGGACGTGGAGCTCTACCTGAAACTG CAAGAGCAGAATATCAAGCCCCAGTTCTTCGCCTTCCGCTGGCTGACGCTGCTGCTGTCCCAGGAGTTCTTGCTGCCTGATGTCATCCGGATCTGGGACTCCCTGTTTGCCGACAACAGCCGCTTTGATTTCCTCCTTCTGGTCTGCTGCGCCATGCTCAT ACTGATCCGCGAGCACTTGCTGGAAGGGGACTTTACGGTAAACATGCGGCTCCTGCAG GATTACCCCATCACAGACGTCTGCCAGATCCTACAGAAAGCCAAGGAACTCCAAGACTCCCAGTAG